The proteins below are encoded in one region of Methylobacillus flagellatus KT:
- a CDS encoding sensor domain-containing diguanylate cyclase — MSRHKLIFLIIAILASGFIATSVVSYQVSRMSIHNAIVDSTLPLSSDNIYSEIQKDLIRPIFVSSKMASDTFLRDWMLDGEQNIDKISRYLQEVQDQYGAFISFLVSGRTSNYYYGKGVLKQVRPNEERDAWYYRVRDMQVPYEINVDRDMAHADALTIFINYRVLDYDNQYLGAVGVGLTVDSVQKLISHYQDRFRRDVYFVDSSGLIRLSGSKHQVVGQNINQQPALAGIFQQVLNTAKDDIHGGSFQYEDAETKQLINIRYIPELQWYLFVGQDELEATSDIRQALQLNLLLCLVVTAIVVALTHVALRRYQDKLETMATTDTLTGLPNRRAFDVVIDVFLNENERARSTLAFILLDVDHFKSINDRLGHLGGDYVLTVVARIIKGNTRAADFICRWGGEEFLIAIKDCDEHNALLLAEKIRSAIENELIAYQGSQVAITASLGVGVGVARAGEKLEPVLERADKAMYAAKAAGRNQVQLGDSA; from the coding sequence ATGAGCAGACATAAGCTGATTTTCCTTATCATTGCCATCCTGGCAAGCGGTTTCATCGCCACCTCGGTAGTGAGCTACCAAGTATCGCGAATGTCCATCCACAATGCGATCGTCGACAGCACGCTGCCCCTCAGCTCCGACAACATCTATTCCGAAATCCAGAAGGACCTCATCCGGCCGATTTTCGTATCGTCCAAGATGGCATCCGACACCTTCCTGCGGGACTGGATGCTCGACGGCGAGCAAAATATCGACAAAATCAGCCGTTACTTGCAGGAGGTGCAGGACCAGTATGGTGCATTCATCAGTTTCCTGGTGTCGGGGCGCACGAGCAACTATTACTATGGCAAAGGCGTGCTGAAACAGGTGCGACCCAATGAGGAGCGCGATGCCTGGTACTACCGGGTACGCGATATGCAGGTCCCTTATGAGATCAATGTGGATCGGGATATGGCGCATGCCGACGCCTTGACCATCTTTATCAACTACCGTGTGCTGGATTACGACAACCAATACCTGGGTGCCGTTGGCGTCGGCCTGACCGTGGATTCGGTGCAGAAACTGATTAGCCACTATCAGGATCGCTTCAGGCGCGATGTCTATTTTGTCGATTCGTCCGGCCTGATCCGTCTATCGGGTAGCAAGCACCAGGTGGTGGGCCAGAACATCAACCAGCAGCCTGCGCTGGCCGGCATTTTCCAGCAAGTGCTCAATACAGCAAAGGACGATATTCACGGCGGCAGCTTCCAGTACGAAGATGCCGAGACAAAGCAGCTCATCAATATCCGCTATATCCCGGAACTGCAATGGTATCTATTCGTCGGGCAGGATGAACTGGAGGCAACCAGCGATATCCGTCAGGCGCTGCAGCTCAACTTGCTGCTGTGCCTGGTCGTGACCGCGATCGTCGTCGCGCTCACCCATGTTGCGCTGCGGCGCTATCAGGACAAGCTGGAAACCATGGCGACCACAGACACGCTGACCGGCTTGCCCAACCGCCGTGCATTCGATGTGGTAATCGACGTGTTCCTCAATGAAAACGAGCGAGCACGCAGCACACTGGCATTCATCTTGCTGGACGTGGATCATTTCAAGTCCATCAACGATAGGTTGGGGCATCTGGGCGGCGACTATGTATTGACCGTAGTGGCGCGCATCATCAAGGGCAACACTCGAGCCGCTGATTTCATCTGCCGCTGGGGTGGCGAGGAATTTCTCATCGCCATCAAGGATTGCGATGAGCACAACGCATTGCTGTTGGCAGAGAAAATCCGCAGCGCCATCGAGAACGAGCTGATTGCCTACCAAGGCAGCCAGGTTGCCATCACGGCCAGCCTAGGCGTGGGCGTGGGCGTGGCCCGTGCCGGGGAGAAGCTGGAGCCTGTGTTGGAGCGTGCCGACAAGGCCATGTATGCGGCCAAGGCAGCCGGGCGCAACCAGGTCCAGCTAGGCGACAGCGCTTAG
- the ftsB gene encoding cell division protein FtsB, producing MRLLTLIFVALIALLQYPLWLGKGSWLRVWDLNQKIVAQKAVNAELKLRNDTLDAEVRDLKQGNAAIEERARSELGMIKQDEVFYQVIDQMPGQPASPPAALTGAQ from the coding sequence GTGAGACTGCTCACCCTCATCTTCGTCGCCCTGATCGCCTTGCTGCAGTATCCGCTGTGGCTGGGTAAGGGCAGCTGGCTGAGGGTGTGGGACCTGAACCAGAAAATCGTTGCGCAGAAGGCCGTCAATGCCGAATTGAAGCTGCGCAACGATACCCTGGATGCTGAAGTGCGTGACCTCAAGCAGGGCAATGCCGCTATCGAGGAGCGTGCGCGCAGCGAGCTGGGCATGATCAAGCAGGACGAAGTCTTCTACCAGGTAATAGACCAGATGCCTGGCCAACCGGCTTCACCACCTGCCGCGCTGACCGGTGCACAATGA
- the eno gene encoding phosphopyruvate hydratase: MSAIVDIIAREIIDSRGNPTVEVDVLLESGVIGRAAVPSGASTGTKEAVELRDGDAARYLGKGVLQAVENVNTEITEAIIGLDVEEQSFIDQTLIDLDGTENKSRLGANAILAVSMACARAAAEESGLPLYRYLGGSGFMQLPTPMMNIINGGAHAENSVDMQEFMIIPAGLPTFREALRAGAEVFHALKKILHSEGLATTVGDEGGFAPDLPSNEAAIQYILQAITAAGYEPGRDILLGLDCASSEFYKDGLYHLESEGLQLTSAQFADYLATWVDKYPIVSIEDGMSEHDWDGWKLLTDRIGKKVQLVGDDLFVTNAKILREGIQKGVGNSVLIKVNQIGTLTETFTTIETAKRAGYTAVISHRSGETEDTTIADISVATNALQIKTGSLSRSERIAKYNQLLRIEEELGDATSYAGKEAFYNLK, translated from the coding sequence ATGAGTGCCATTGTTGATATTATTGCCCGCGAGATCATTGATTCCCGCGGTAACCCCACTGTCGAGGTTGATGTCCTGCTCGAGTCCGGCGTGATCGGCCGTGCGGCCGTGCCTTCCGGTGCCTCCACCGGCACCAAGGAAGCGGTCGAACTGCGCGACGGCGACGCTGCGCGCTACCTCGGCAAGGGCGTGTTGCAGGCAGTCGAGAACGTCAATACCGAAATCACTGAAGCCATCATCGGCCTCGACGTTGAAGAACAGAGCTTCATCGACCAGACCCTGATCGACCTCGACGGCACCGAGAACAAGAGCCGCCTGGGTGCGAATGCGATCCTCGCGGTTTCCATGGCCTGCGCCCGTGCCGCCGCTGAAGAGTCCGGCCTGCCGCTCTACCGCTACCTCGGTGGTTCCGGCTTCATGCAATTGCCTACACCGATGATGAATATCATCAACGGCGGCGCGCATGCTGAAAACAGTGTGGATATGCAGGAGTTCATGATCATCCCTGCTGGCCTGCCGACATTCCGCGAAGCCCTGCGCGCAGGCGCTGAAGTGTTCCACGCCCTGAAGAAAATCCTGCACAGCGAAGGCCTGGCGACTACCGTGGGTGATGAAGGCGGTTTTGCGCCGGACCTGCCATCCAACGAAGCCGCGATCCAGTACATCCTGCAGGCGATCACCGCAGCCGGCTATGAGCCGGGTCGCGACATCCTGCTGGGCCTGGATTGCGCCAGCTCCGAGTTCTACAAGGACGGCCTCTACCACCTGGAATCCGAAGGCCTGCAGCTGACTTCAGCACAGTTTGCCGACTACCTGGCGACCTGGGTCGACAAGTATCCCATTGTCAGCATTGAGGACGGTATGTCCGAGCATGACTGGGACGGCTGGAAGTTGCTGACCGACCGCATCGGCAAGAAAGTACAGCTGGTGGGTGATGATCTGTTCGTGACCAATGCCAAGATACTGCGTGAAGGCATCCAGAAGGGCGTGGGTAACTCCGTGCTCATCAAGGTCAACCAGATCGGTACCCTGACCGAGACCTTCACCACCATCGAGACTGCCAAGCGCGCCGGCTATACCGCCGTGATCTCGCACCGCTCCGGCGAGACCGAGGACACCACGATTGCGGATATCTCGGTTGCGACCAATGCCTTGCAGATCAAGACTGGCTCCTTGTCGCGTTCCGAGCGTATCGCCAAGTACAACCAACTGCTGCGTATCGAGGAAGAGCTTGGTGATGCCACCAGCTACGCAGGCAAAGAAGCGTTTTATAATCTGAAGTGA
- the kdsA gene encoding 3-deoxy-8-phosphooctulonate synthase: protein MQLCGFEVGIDQPLFLIAGPCVIESQEMAIETAGQLKEITTALGINFIYKSSYDKANRSSNKTFRGFGMDEGLKILDEVRRQVGVPILTDVHTEAQVPHVAAVVDVLQTPAFLCRQTDFITACAQSGKPVNIKKGQFLAPGDMKQVVQKAKEANGGADTIMVCERGASFGYNTLISDMRGLAIMRETNCPVVFDATHSVQQPGGQGDKSGGQREFVPVLARAAVASGVAGVFMETHPDPAQALSDGPNAWPLSKMKALLEVLVDLDRVVKKAGFIEHTV, encoded by the coding sequence ATGCAGCTTTGCGGTTTTGAGGTTGGCATAGACCAGCCCTTGTTCCTGATTGCCGGCCCATGCGTGATCGAGTCTCAGGAAATGGCGATCGAGACGGCTGGACAGCTCAAGGAAATCACGACAGCGCTGGGTATCAACTTCATCTACAAATCCTCTTACGACAAGGCCAACCGCAGTTCCAACAAGACTTTCCGTGGTTTCGGCATGGACGAGGGGTTGAAGATCCTAGACGAAGTGCGCCGACAGGTCGGCGTGCCCATTCTCACCGACGTGCATACTGAAGCACAGGTGCCACATGTAGCGGCAGTCGTGGATGTATTGCAGACACCAGCCTTTCTGTGCCGCCAGACTGACTTCATCACCGCCTGCGCCCAGTCCGGCAAGCCGGTGAATATCAAGAAGGGCCAGTTCCTGGCGCCCGGCGACATGAAGCAGGTAGTGCAGAAAGCGAAAGAAGCCAACGGCGGCGCGGATACCATCATGGTGTGCGAGCGTGGCGCTTCTTTTGGCTACAATACTTTAATCTCTGACATGCGTGGACTCGCCATCATGCGCGAGACGAATTGCCCGGTGGTGTTCGATGCCACGCATTCAGTCCAGCAGCCTGGTGGCCAGGGGGACAAGAGCGGCGGCCAGCGCGAGTTCGTGCCTGTGTTGGCGCGCGCCGCGGTTGCCAGCGGCGTGGCTGGGGTGTTCATGGAAACCCATCCCGATCCTGCCCAGGCCTTGTCCGACGGCCCGAACGCCTGGCCTTTGTCCAAGATGAAGGCATTGCTGGAAGTGTTGGTCGACCTCGACCGCGTGGTGAAAAAAGCCGGCTTCATCGAACATACGGTGTAA
- a CDS encoding CTP synthase, translated as MTKFVFVTGGVVSSLGKGIAAASLGAILESRGIKVTMLKLDPYINVDPGTMSPFQHGEVFVTDDGAETDLDLGHYERFISARMGKRNNFTTGQIYETVIKKERRGEYLGKTVQVIPHITDEIKAHVKRGAEGADVAIVEVGGTVGDIESLPFLEAIRQMGIEEGRSNTCFMHLTLLPWIPTAGELKTKPTQHSVKELREIGIQPDILLCRADRAIPEDEKRKIALFTNVPHEAVISVVDADSIYSIPRMLHDQMLDEIVCHKLNLLARAADLSSWNRIVHALKNPKHEVNVAFVGKYVDLTESYKSLTEALIHAGIHNESKVNIHYIDSEEVEKHGTGELEKMDAILVPGGFGKRGTEGKIAAIRYARESKTPYLGICLGMQLAVIEFARNVAGLKDANSTEFDPHTPHPLVGLITEWKNADGKVEQRSEDSDLGGTMRLGAQKCPIVPDTKAFTIYGAEVNERHRHRYEVNNHYVDKLEKAGLVVSARTPTEQLCEMVELPSEVHPWFVACQFHPEFTSNPRTGHPLFNAYIAAALANRKA; from the coding sequence ATGACCAAATTCGTATTCGTTACCGGCGGGGTTGTTTCCTCTTTAGGTAAAGGCATTGCAGCCGCCAGCTTAGGCGCAATTCTTGAGTCGCGTGGCATCAAGGTGACCATGCTCAAGCTGGATCCTTATATTAACGTCGACCCGGGCACCATGAGCCCGTTCCAGCATGGCGAGGTGTTCGTCACCGACGACGGCGCCGAAACCGACCTCGACCTCGGCCATTACGAGCGCTTCATCAGCGCCCGCATGGGTAAGCGCAATAACTTCACTACCGGCCAGATCTACGAAACCGTGATCAAGAAGGAGCGCCGCGGTGAATACCTGGGCAAGACCGTGCAGGTGATTCCGCACATTACCGACGAGATCAAGGCGCATGTGAAGCGCGGCGCCGAAGGGGCCGATGTGGCGATTGTCGAAGTGGGCGGCACAGTGGGCGATATCGAGTCCCTGCCTTTCCTCGAAGCCATCCGTCAGATGGGCATCGAGGAGGGGCGCAGCAATACCTGTTTCATGCATCTGACGCTGCTGCCGTGGATTCCCACCGCAGGCGAGCTCAAGACCAAACCTACCCAGCATTCCGTGAAGGAGTTGCGCGAAATCGGCATCCAGCCAGACATCCTGCTCTGCCGTGCGGACCGTGCCATTCCCGAGGACGAAAAGCGCAAGATCGCATTATTTACTAATGTGCCTCACGAGGCTGTCATTTCGGTAGTCGATGCAGACAGTATTTACAGCATTCCTCGCATGCTGCACGACCAGATGCTGGACGAGATCGTCTGCCACAAGCTCAACCTGCTCGCGCGCGCGGCAGACCTGTCGAGCTGGAACCGCATCGTACATGCATTGAAGAACCCCAAGCATGAGGTCAATGTCGCCTTCGTCGGCAAGTATGTGGACCTGACCGAGTCCTACAAATCCCTGACCGAGGCGCTGATTCATGCCGGGATTCATAACGAGTCCAAAGTCAATATCCACTACATCGATTCCGAGGAGGTGGAAAAACACGGCACCGGCGAACTGGAGAAAATGGATGCCATCCTGGTGCCAGGCGGTTTCGGCAAGCGCGGGACGGAAGGCAAGATTGCCGCGATCCGCTATGCGCGTGAAAGCAAGACACCCTACCTGGGAATCTGCTTGGGGATGCAGCTGGCCGTCATCGAGTTTGCGCGCAACGTGGCAGGGCTCAAGGACGCCAATAGCACCGAATTCGACCCCCATACTCCTCATCCGCTTGTTGGCCTGATTACCGAATGGAAGAATGCCGACGGCAAGGTGGAGCAGCGCAGCGAGGATTCCGACCTCGGTGGCACGATGCGCCTGGGTGCGCAGAAATGTCCCATCGTGCCGGATACCAAGGCGTTTACCATCTACGGTGCGGAAGTCAACGAACGCCACCGCCACCGCTACGAAGTCAACAACCACTATGTGGACAAGCTGGAAAAGGCCGGCCTGGTGGTATCAGCGCGCACGCCGACCGAGCAGCTCTGTGAAATGGTTGAGCTGCCCAGCGAGGTACATCCTTGGTTCGTCGCCTGCCAGTTCCACCCTGAATTCACTTCCAATCCACGTACCGGGCATCCCTTGTTTAATGCCTATATTGCAGCGGCCCTGGCCAATAGAAAGGCGTAA
- a CDS encoding bifunctional ADP-dependent NAD(P)H-hydrate dehydratase/NAD(P)H-hydrate epimerase — MKPLYDLAQLREIEQRHAAEGLMEKAGLAAASMARKLLQEHEYSVLVLAGPGNNGGDALVAARHLRAAWYQVTVVFVGDSTRLPADAAAAYEAWIAAGGELLNEIPPHGRWQLVIDGLFGIGLSRELDARYCELIRQVNALGLPVLALDIPSGLCMSTGRVLGAAVKASHTLSFIGLKPGLFTLDGPDHAGEVHLETLGLAQANTIATGMLVDQPPALPLPRTRNSHKGSHGSVGVIGGAEHMTGAAILAARAALLLGAGRVYCGLLAHQPWVLDTAQAELMLHDAATVPALSSVLAVGPGMGTSSAAMAVLHEVLGQSQSLVLDADALNLVAAHHSLQQALKGRPLASTVLTPHPGEAARLLGCRNDEVQADRIASALKLARTYQAAVVLKGCGSIIALPDGRWFVNRSGNPGMASAGMGDTLCGIIAALLAQSMGMEQALLLGVYLHGAAADALVERGIGPIGLTAGEVAWAARDLLNAWVYAKT, encoded by the coding sequence ATGAAACCTTTATATGATCTAGCTCAACTGCGGGAAATCGAGCAGCGGCATGCTGCCGAGGGGCTGATGGAAAAAGCTGGACTGGCGGCTGCCAGCATGGCGAGAAAACTGCTACAAGAGCATGAATATAGCGTGCTGGTGCTGGCTGGGCCGGGGAACAACGGTGGCGACGCATTGGTTGCCGCGCGCCATCTCAGGGCGGCCTGGTACCAGGTGACCGTGGTATTTGTCGGCGACAGCACCAGGCTGCCTGCCGATGCAGCTGCTGCCTATGAGGCATGGATTGCCGCAGGTGGCGAGTTGCTTAATGAAATTCCGCCGCACGGGCGTTGGCAATTGGTGATCGATGGCTTATTCGGGATCGGCTTGTCCCGCGAGCTGGATGCCCGGTACTGTGAGCTGATCAGGCAGGTGAACGCACTCGGATTGCCGGTACTGGCGCTGGATATCCCCAGCGGATTATGCATGTCGACAGGACGTGTGCTGGGGGCTGCCGTCAAGGCCAGTCACACATTGAGCTTCATTGGCCTCAAGCCTGGCTTGTTTACCTTGGATGGCCCGGACCATGCGGGCGAGGTTCACCTTGAAACCCTGGGATTAGCGCAAGCGAATACCATCGCTACTGGCATGCTGGTCGACCAACCTCCAGCGCTACCCTTGCCGAGAACGCGCAACAGCCACAAGGGCAGTCACGGCAGCGTAGGCGTGATCGGCGGCGCCGAGCATATGACAGGGGCTGCAATCCTCGCTGCCCGGGCGGCGCTGCTGCTGGGGGCGGGGCGGGTGTATTGTGGCCTGCTCGCACATCAACCATGGGTACTGGATACGGCACAGGCGGAACTGATGCTACACGATGCCGCCACCGTGCCGGCGTTGTCCAGTGTGTTGGCAGTCGGCCCTGGCATGGGAACCTCGAGTGCGGCGATGGCTGTGTTGCATGAGGTGCTTGGGCAGTCGCAGTCTCTGGTGCTCGATGCGGATGCGCTCAACCTTGTTGCAGCCCATCATTCTCTGCAGCAGGCATTGAAGGGACGTCCTTTGGCAAGTACCGTGCTGACTCCACATCCCGGCGAGGCCGCCCGCCTGCTGGGATGTCGCAATGACGAAGTGCAGGCCGATCGCATTGCCAGCGCCCTGAAGCTCGCCCGTACATACCAGGCCGCCGTGGTGCTCAAGGGGTGCGGTAGCATCATTGCCTTGCCGGACGGGCGCTGGTTCGTCAACCGGAGCGGTAATCCCGGCATGGCGAGCGCCGGCATGGGCGATACCTTGTGCGGCATCATCGCTGCCTTGCTGGCGCAGTCCATGGGCATGGAACAGGCGTTATTGCTCGGGGTGTATCTGCATGGTGCCGCTGCCGATGCCCTGGTCGAGCGCGGTATCGGCCCGATCGGGCTGACTGCCGGAGAAGTGGCATGGGCTGCGAGGGATCTGCTCAATGCTTGGGTCTATGCTAAGACGTGA
- the mtnA gene encoding S-methyl-5-thioribose-1-phosphate isomerase has product MNIGQQLFRTIWPLVREKGEHTAYCVAIIDQTVLPHEWRIITLDSVEQMVDAIRRMQVRGAPLIGAAAAYGMALASQESPSEQHLQAAASRLLASRPTAVNLRWAVERMMRTLLVVPEAQRCEYAWREADCIADEDVRINQAIGQHGLALLQRLAVGKPGRLNVLTHCNAGWLATVDWGTALAPVYAAFDAGMDVHVWVDETRPRNQGASLTAWELQQHGVPYTIVCDNAGGHLMQHGKVDCVIVGADRATCAGDICNKIGTYLKALAAADNGVPFYAAVPTPTIDWQIADAKDIPIEERDVDEVHIVAGRAENGCMTSVRVTPEGSAAANPAFDVTPARLVTSIITEHGCYAPGRLSDILQLVDPAIHPVTMQT; this is encoded by the coding sequence ATGAACATAGGTCAACAACTATTTCGCACCATTTGGCCGCTTGTCCGGGAGAAGGGCGAGCACACCGCGTATTGCGTGGCGATCATCGACCAGACGGTGCTGCCGCATGAGTGGCGGATCATTACCCTAGATTCTGTGGAGCAAATGGTGGATGCCATTCGTCGGATGCAGGTGCGTGGCGCCCCTTTGATCGGCGCGGCCGCTGCCTACGGGATGGCCTTGGCAAGCCAGGAATCCCCTAGCGAGCAGCATTTGCAGGCAGCAGCTTCGCGTTTGCTGGCCAGCCGTCCGACAGCCGTGAATTTGCGTTGGGCAGTGGAGCGCATGATGCGTACATTGCTTGTGGTGCCTGAAGCCCAGCGTTGTGAGTATGCCTGGCGGGAAGCTGACTGCATCGCCGACGAGGATGTCCGGATCAATCAGGCGATTGGCCAGCATGGCCTGGCCTTGCTACAGAGGTTGGCGGTGGGCAAGCCGGGCCGCCTCAACGTCCTCACGCACTGCAATGCCGGCTGGCTGGCGACCGTGGATTGGGGAACGGCGCTGGCCCCTGTTTATGCCGCCTTCGATGCAGGCATGGATGTGCACGTTTGGGTCGATGAAACCCGGCCGCGCAACCAGGGCGCCAGCCTGACGGCTTGGGAGCTGCAGCAGCACGGCGTGCCCTATACCATAGTGTGCGACAATGCAGGCGGGCACCTGATGCAGCATGGCAAGGTCGATTGCGTGATCGTGGGGGCGGATCGTGCTACCTGCGCCGGGGATATCTGCAATAAGATCGGCACCTATCTCAAGGCACTGGCTGCGGCAGACAATGGGGTGCCGTTCTACGCGGCAGTGCCGACGCCGACGATAGACTGGCAGATCGCCGATGCGAAGGATATCCCGATCGAAGAGCGGGATGTCGATGAAGTCCACATAGTGGCCGGGCGGGCGGAAAACGGATGCATGACCAGCGTGCGCGTGACGCCGGAAGGCAGCGCGGCAGCCAATCCCGCTTTCGATGTGACGCCTGCGCGGCTGGTGACTTCCATCATTACCGAGCATGGCTGCTATGCACCAGGCCGGTTGAGCGATATCCTGCAGCTTGTTGATCCAGCAATCCATCCGGTAACCATGCAAACATGA
- a CDS encoding TatD family hydrolase: MAWLIDTHCHLDAPEFDHDRDEVAQAAWQAGVGIIVVPAVVRGNFAAVQALAGRYRGCAMALGIHPLFVDQSQPQDLEMLATEIARYRGDVVAVGEIGLDFFVEHYDRARQEFYFVEQLKLARDFDLPVLLHVRRSVDQVLKQVRRFKVRGIAHAFNGSLQQAQEFIRLGFKLGFGGAMTYERALKIRHLAQALPLDTIVLETDAPDIPPAWLGHRGRNEPGQLVQIAATLAEIRGEDVALVMEKTSQNALDILPGLGNLCTSPQVTL; encoded by the coding sequence ATGGCCTGGCTGATCGATACCCATTGCCACCTCGACGCACCGGAGTTCGACCACGACCGGGATGAGGTGGCGCAGGCGGCTTGGCAAGCGGGCGTCGGCATCATTGTGGTCCCCGCGGTCGTGCGCGGCAATTTCGCGGCGGTACAGGCACTTGCAGGGCGTTATCGGGGCTGTGCCATGGCGCTTGGCATACACCCGCTATTCGTCGACCAGTCCCAGCCTCAAGATTTGGAGATGCTGGCCACGGAAATTGCACGTTATCGTGGTGATGTCGTCGCCGTAGGGGAAATCGGTCTGGATTTCTTTGTCGAGCATTATGACCGTGCGCGACAGGAGTTTTACTTCGTCGAGCAACTCAAGCTTGCGCGTGATTTCGACCTGCCCGTGCTGCTGCATGTCAGGCGTTCCGTGGATCAGGTTCTCAAGCAGGTGCGGCGTTTCAAGGTGCGGGGAATTGCCCATGCATTCAATGGCAGCCTGCAACAGGCCCAGGAATTCATCAGGCTGGGCTTCAAGCTGGGCTTCGGCGGTGCCATGACCTATGAGCGTGCGCTCAAAATACGCCATCTTGCCCAGGCATTGCCGCTGGACACTATCGTGCTGGAAACCGATGCGCCCGACATCCCTCCCGCATGGCTGGGACATCGCGGACGCAACGAGCCGGGACAACTGGTCCAGATTGCTGCAACATTGGCAGAAATCCGGGGCGAGGATGTAGCGTTGGTCATGGAAAAAACAAGCCAGAATGCGCTTGACATTTTGCCTGGGCTGGGGAATTTATGCACATCACCTCAAGTAACACTTTAA
- the ribD gene encoding bifunctional diaminohydroxyphosphoribosylaminopyrimidine deaminase/5-amino-6-(5-phosphoribosylamino)uracil reductase RibD translates to MAGMNTFTSPEFSASDHHYMNLALREAARGLYSTSPNPRVGCVIVKDGKVVGRGAHLRAGEPHAEVHALRMAGGQAAGADAYVTLEPCSHFGRTPPCADALVKAGVRRVVAAMQDPNPLVSGSGLKRLSTHGIEVAYGLLEHEARELNAGFISRMTRQRPWVRSKIAASLDGKTGLNNGQSKWITGPSARQHVQQWRAQSCAILTGVGTVLADDPMLTVRDVTLLQQRHGVQPWRVIVDSQLRTPPAAATLQAGRVLIAHAASLPVQEKALRDAGAELIAMPGPSGRVDLEALLHALAQRQINDVMVEAGARLNGSLLYGGLVDELLLYYAPVLLGGGARDMFTMPALQEMQQKIQLHALDFRQVGADWFVRAKPVK, encoded by the coding sequence ATGGCAGGCATGAATACCTTTACCTCCCCAGAATTCTCCGCCAGCGACCACCACTATATGAATCTTGCGCTGCGTGAAGCGGCTCGTGGTTTGTACAGCACCAGTCCCAATCCGCGCGTCGGCTGCGTGATCGTCAAGGATGGCAAGGTGGTGGGGCGTGGCGCGCATCTCAGGGCGGGCGAGCCGCATGCGGAGGTGCATGCCTTGAGAATGGCCGGAGGGCAGGCGGCGGGCGCGGATGCTTACGTTACCCTGGAGCCGTGCAGTCATTTCGGGCGTACGCCGCCGTGTGCCGATGCCCTAGTCAAGGCGGGCGTCAGGCGCGTAGTTGCCGCCATGCAGGATCCCAATCCGCTGGTATCAGGCAGCGGGTTGAAGCGGCTGTCCACACATGGCATCGAAGTCGCCTACGGTTTGTTGGAACATGAAGCCAGGGAGCTGAATGCCGGGTTCATTTCACGCATGACCAGGCAACGCCCCTGGGTGCGCAGCAAGATTGCCGCCAGCCTGGATGGCAAGACCGGCCTGAACAATGGGCAGAGCAAGTGGATCACCGGCCCGTCGGCCCGTCAGCATGTACAACAATGGCGCGCGCAATCCTGCGCGATACTCACCGGTGTCGGCACTGTGCTCGCCGACGATCCTATGCTGACCGTACGGGATGTCACGCTTCTGCAGCAGCGGCATGGCGTCCAGCCTTGGCGCGTGATCGTCGATAGCCAATTGCGCACTCCGCCTGCAGCTGCGACGCTGCAGGCCGGCCGCGTGCTGATCGCCCATGCAGCCAGCCTACCTGTACAGGAAAAAGCCTTGCGGGATGCCGGTGCCGAATTGATCGCCATGCCCGGCCCCTCAGGACGGGTCGATCTGGAAGCCCTGTTGCACGCGCTGGCCCAGCGGCAGATCAACGATGTCATGGTGGAAGCTGGTGCGAGATTGAATGGCAGCCTGCTGTACGGCGGACTGGTGGACGAATTGCTGTTGTATTACGCACCAGTACTGCTGGGAGGTGGGGCGCGTGATATGTTCACCATGCCCGCCTTGCAGGAGATGCAGCAGAAAATTCAACTGCATGCGCTGGATTTCCGCCAGGTGGGTGCTGACTGGTTTGTGCGCGCCAAGCCGGTGAAGTGA
- the nrdR gene encoding transcriptional regulator NrdR, whose translation MKCPFCGADDTQVIDSRVNEEGDSIRRRRRCNACDKRFTTYETAELHLPQVVKQNGKREEFNRDKLRLSFTRPLHKRPVPTEYVDRALEHIVQKILAKGEREIMARDLGEIVMQELKAIDKVAYIRFASVYRSFQDVDDFNDVIRDLD comes from the coding sequence ATGAAATGTCCATTCTGCGGTGCTGACGATACGCAAGTGATCGATTCCCGTGTCAACGAGGAAGGGGATTCCATTCGCCGCCGCCGCCGGTGCAACGCCTGCGACAAGCGTTTCACCACCTATGAGACAGCGGAATTGCATTTGCCGCAGGTCGTGAAACAGAATGGCAAACGCGAGGAATTCAACCGGGACAAGCTGCGGCTTTCCTTCACACGTCCTCTGCACAAGCGCCCGGTGCCGACCGAATATGTGGACAGAGCGCTCGAGCATATCGTGCAGAAAATTCTCGCCAAGGGTGAGCGCGAGATCATGGCGCGCGATCTTGGCGAAATTGTCATGCAGGAGCTGAAGGCCATCGATAAGGTAGCTTACATCCGTTTTGCATCAGTCTATCGCAGCTTTCAGGACGTCGATGACTTCAACGACGTGATTCGCGACTTGGATTGA